Proteins encoded together in one Phycisphaerae bacterium window:
- a CDS encoding tetratricopeptide repeat protein → MMLRSSAAHGRCFRFQHALTATLAAAMLAAGAPMVRGQAPVDTRLDLRLDRGVSMGRGFDANPMLGGGGFNYARPASPLVGGNFYASGLVGRGLSLRSYSPISDPTAFQGPLGSTSLSSFQRDSVSVLSAPLGSGSFGQPYYDSARTAPSAGFLQGLAGFSSVTASSTDTRLAPRIAPPSGLTAAIVGMRPPAAAPAAQTPPSALATSSSIFGPEILPRILLPTQPEQPSWERGTAETDVERGLAARFFSPAETSPGFGSPAITDALATPLSGLLRADLYPQLGVRTPADAETLAPVAPSLIIPAAETPVAAATPVTPVTAPPVDPRVLPGYEVFTDLQLAAALLSDPNPTWFDEMRRALRERPELAQQASQQIAADAAQFLDDMLRTPLRSLTGGGESALNEQMLKAEALMQIGHYSEAADRYDAARLADPTNPLPLIGKAHALLAQGSYSSAATTLVQGVELADRIPGLAGLLFSRLDLTALLGGGEIIDIRRADIMRQLERREDVRLRFLLGYLEYHSGDQQHGLENLARAARDPKADAVIGRYPTLVQPQSGARPRSAAPTEGPPARATEELIVPPRPE, encoded by the coding sequence ATGATGTTGAGATCATCAGCAGCCCACGGACGGTGCTTTCGCTTCCAGCACGCTTTGACCGCGACGCTGGCCGCCGCAATGCTCGCGGCGGGGGCTCCGATGGTGCGCGGACAAGCCCCGGTGGACACGCGCCTCGATCTGCGCCTGGATCGCGGCGTGTCGATGGGCCGCGGGTTCGACGCCAATCCGATGCTTGGCGGGGGCGGCTTCAACTATGCGCGTCCGGCGTCGCCGCTGGTCGGTGGCAACTTCTATGCGTCCGGCCTGGTCGGACGCGGGTTGTCGCTGCGCAGCTACTCACCAATTTCCGACCCCACCGCGTTCCAGGGCCCCCTCGGCAGCACATCGTTGTCGTCGTTCCAGCGCGACTCCGTTAGCGTGCTCAGCGCGCCGCTGGGGTCCGGCTCGTTTGGTCAGCCATACTATGACTCCGCGCGCACCGCGCCGTCCGCAGGGTTCCTGCAGGGGTTGGCCGGTTTCAGCAGCGTGACGGCCAGCTCGACGGACACTCGGCTTGCCCCCCGCATTGCCCCCCCGAGCGGGCTCACGGCGGCGATCGTGGGCATGCGGCCGCCTGCCGCGGCGCCGGCTGCCCAGACGCCGCCGTCCGCGCTGGCGACCTCCAGCAGCATCTTCGGACCGGAGATCCTGCCCCGGATTCTGCTTCCGACGCAGCCCGAGCAACCCTCCTGGGAGCGTGGCACGGCGGAGACCGACGTCGAACGGGGACTGGCCGCGCGCTTCTTCTCGCCCGCTGAAACGTCCCCGGGCTTCGGGTCGCCGGCGATCACGGACGCGCTGGCCACGCCGTTGAGCGGGCTGCTGCGGGCCGACTTGTACCCGCAGTTGGGCGTGCGGACTCCCGCCGACGCGGAGACACTGGCACCGGTGGCGCCGAGCCTGATCATTCCGGCCGCGGAAACGCCGGTCGCCGCGGCGACTCCGGTGACTCCGGTGACGGCGCCGCCGGTGGATCCGCGGGTGCTGCCGGGCTACGAAGTGTTCACGGACCTGCAGCTCGCGGCGGCCCTGCTATCCGATCCGAACCCGACTTGGTTTGACGAAATGCGCCGTGCCCTGCGCGAACGGCCGGAGCTGGCGCAGCAGGCCAGCCAGCAGATTGCCGCGGACGCCGCCCAGTTCCTGGACGACATGTTGCGTACGCCGCTGCGCAGCCTGACGGGCGGCGGCGAATCCGCGCTGAACGAGCAGATGCTGAAGGCTGAGGCGCTGATGCAGATCGGCCATTATTCGGAGGCCGCCGACCGCTACGACGCGGCGCGGCTGGCGGATCCGACGAATCCGCTGCCGCTGATTGGCAAAGCGCATGCGCTGCTCGCGCAGGGCAGCTATTCGTCGGCCGCAACCACCCTGGTGCAGGGCGTGGAGCTGGCGGATCGGATTCCGGGGCTGGCGGGGCTGCTCTTCAGCCGGCTCGATCTGACGGCGCTCCTGGGTGGCGGCGAGATCATCGACATCCGCCGCGCCGACATCATGCGGCAACTCGAGCGGCGTGAAGACGTGCGGTTGCGCTTCCTGCTGGGGTACCTGGAGTACCACTCGGGCGACCAGCAGCACGGACTGGAAAACCTCGCGCGTGCCGCGCGTGATCCCAAGGCCGACGCGGTCATCGGCCGCTACCCGACGCTCGTGCAGCCGCAGTCAGGCGCCCGCCCGCGTTCGGCCGCGCCCACGGAGGGGCCGCCGGCCCGCGCGACCGAAGAGCTGATCGTGCCGCCACGGCCGGAGTAA
- the truA gene encoding tRNA pseudouridine(38-40) synthase TruA: MERHFKIVLAYDGTDFHGWQRQAGVRTVQEDVEGVLQRVLRHPLHVDGASRTDAGVHARGQVACFLTTAPLPDANLARAIAHHLPADVALLHLAAVPAEFHPSRDARSKLYRYRIYQTPQRPVAELVSRYAWHVWCPLDLDRLRAAAATLVGTHDFAAFASQGSPRASTVRRVRRIEIARRFHEVWIDVEGDGFLYNQVRNMVGTLVEVGRGHWPPERVPEILAGRERSAAGPTAPPHGLCLQWVRYGPPGATPDGID, from the coding sequence ATGGAACGGCACTTCAAGATCGTGCTTGCCTACGACGGCACCGACTTCCACGGCTGGCAGCGGCAGGCCGGCGTCCGCACGGTCCAGGAAGACGTCGAGGGCGTCCTGCAACGCGTGCTACGGCACCCGCTGCATGTGGACGGTGCCAGCCGGACGGATGCCGGCGTCCACGCGCGCGGCCAAGTCGCATGCTTCCTGACCACGGCGCCGCTCCCGGACGCGAACCTGGCCCGGGCGATCGCGCATCACCTGCCCGCGGATGTGGCCCTCCTGCATCTCGCCGCCGTACCGGCGGAATTCCATCCGTCCCGCGACGCGCGGAGCAAGCTGTACCGCTATCGCATCTACCAGACGCCGCAGCGGCCGGTCGCGGAGCTGGTCAGCCGCTACGCCTGGCACGTGTGGTGTCCGCTGGATCTGGACCGGCTGCGCGCTGCGGCGGCGACCCTGGTCGGCACGCACGACTTCGCGGCCTTCGCGAGCCAGGGCAGCCCGCGGGCGTCGACCGTCCGCCGCGTGCGCCGGATCGAGATCGCGCGTCGTTTCCACGAGGTGTGGATCGACGTCGAGGGTGACGGATTCCTCTACAATCAGGTGCGCAACATGGTTGGCACGCTAGTGGAAGTCGGGCGTGGGCACTGGCCGCCGGAGCGCGTGCCGGAAATCCTCGCCGGTCGTGAGCGGAGTGCCGCCGGCCCGACGGCGCCGCCGCACGGCCTCTGCCTGCAATGGGTCCGCTACGGGCCGCCGGGAGCTACACCGGATGGAATTGACTGA
- a CDS encoding serine hydroxymethyltransferase, with the protein MVNFLSRPLTETDPEVGEIIRREEDRQQNTLELIASENHVSVAVRTAAGSVFTNKYAEGYPGKRYYGGCVNMDSIEDLARERVKRLFNAEHANVQPHSGAQANTAVYMAVLKPGDTVLSLDLAHGGHLSHGLKVNFSGAMYNIVPYGVERDTEQVSLATVRRLALEHKPKLIICGASAYPRTIDFAGFAEIARECGARLMADIAHIAGLVATGLHPTSIPHADFTTSTTHKTLRGPRGGIILCKAADAALVDKWVFPGTQGGPLMHTITAKAVAFGEALRPEFKQYQQQILANAQALAESLRARGYRLVSGGTDTHLMLVDLRAVHPDLTGKQAEAWLESAGIICNKNMIPFDERKPTQTSGLRLGSPALTTRGFKEKEMGIVADLLHRALSAGDDEAARTKVRGEVRELCTQFPLPHA; encoded by the coding sequence ATGGTGAATTTCTTGTCCCGCCCGCTGACGGAAACCGACCCCGAGGTCGGGGAGATCATCCGCCGTGAGGAGGACCGGCAGCAGAACACGCTCGAGCTGATCGCGTCGGAGAACCACGTCTCGGTTGCGGTCCGCACCGCCGCCGGCTCGGTATTCACAAACAAGTACGCCGAGGGCTACCCGGGCAAGCGCTACTACGGCGGCTGCGTCAACATGGACTCGATCGAGGACTTGGCGCGCGAGCGGGTCAAGCGGCTCTTCAACGCCGAGCACGCCAACGTGCAGCCGCACTCCGGCGCCCAAGCCAACACCGCGGTGTACATGGCTGTGCTCAAGCCGGGTGATACAGTGCTGTCGCTGGACCTGGCGCACGGCGGGCACCTCTCGCACGGGCTGAAGGTCAACTTCAGCGGCGCCATGTACAACATCGTGCCCTACGGCGTTGAGCGCGACACCGAGCAGGTCAGCCTCGCGACCGTCCGCCGGCTCGCACTGGAGCACAAGCCCAAGCTGATCATCTGCGGCGCGTCGGCGTATCCGCGGACGATCGACTTCGCCGGTTTTGCCGAGATCGCCCGCGAGTGCGGGGCGCGGTTGATGGCCGACATCGCCCATATCGCCGGCCTGGTCGCAACCGGGCTGCACCCGACGTCGATTCCGCATGCGGACTTCACCACGTCGACGACGCACAAGACCCTGCGCGGGCCGCGCGGCGGGATCATCCTGTGCAAGGCGGCCGATGCGGCCCTGGTCGACAAGTGGGTCTTCCCCGGCACGCAGGGCGGCCCGCTCATGCACACCATCACGGCGAAGGCGGTCGCGTTCGGCGAGGCCTTGCGGCCCGAGTTCAAGCAATATCAACAGCAGATCCTGGCCAACGCGCAGGCTCTGGCCGAGTCGCTGCGTGCGCGCGGCTATCGCCTCGTGTCCGGCGGCACGGATACGCACCTGATGCTCGTCGATCTGCGCGCCGTCCACCCGGACCTGACCGGCAAGCAGGCGGAAGCGTGGCTCGAATCCGCCGGCATCATCTGCAACAAGAACATGATCCCGTTTGACGAGCGCAAGCCAACGCAGACCAGCGGCCTGCGCCTGGGCTCGCCCGCCCTGACGACCCGCGGGTTCAAGGAAAAGGAAATGGGGATCGTGGCGGACCTGCTGCACCGGGCGCTGTCCGCCGGCGACGACGAGGCCGCGCGCACCAAGGTTCGCGGCGAGGTACGCGAGCTGTGCACGCAGTTCCCGTTGCCGCACGCATGA
- a CDS encoding radical SAM protein, producing the protein MARSPFQKKAHLARAWLSRHPVWCAWQVNYRCNFRCAFCRYWVDPMGDAPELSVADFRAGSEKLSQLGALLVSLAGGEPLIRPDIVDIVAAIGEWHFPFLTSNGWFSTPELARDIFDAGAWGVSISLDYAEAEPHDRRRGMPGAFARALRAVEHFSAARRYQWQRVNWMAVLMEDNLEHIEPMIKLAAERGAYFMVQPYGARKTGATRFIHANDGTVSAYLLELRRKYTNFLSNPYFLARFDAALNGGVGGCRAGRGFFSIDSTGDVAVCVEERARPVANLYRDSAQEIVRRMRADTMARNCTACWYNCRGEIESLYDPWGLVQSLPTLLFDRGRPPMAPRTGAAVGERV; encoded by the coding sequence TTGGCGCGGTCGCCGTTCCAGAAGAAGGCTCATCTGGCCCGGGCGTGGCTGTCGCGGCACCCGGTCTGGTGCGCGTGGCAGGTGAACTATCGCTGCAATTTCCGGTGCGCATTCTGCCGGTACTGGGTGGATCCCATGGGCGACGCACCCGAGCTGAGCGTCGCCGATTTCCGCGCCGGCTCGGAAAAGCTCAGCCAGCTCGGAGCGCTGCTGGTGAGCCTGGCCGGCGGCGAGCCGCTGATTCGGCCGGACATCGTGGACATCGTGGCCGCCATCGGGGAGTGGCACTTCCCGTTCCTCACGTCCAACGGCTGGTTCTCGACGCCGGAGCTGGCGCGCGACATCTTCGACGCGGGGGCGTGGGGCGTGTCGATCAGCCTGGATTACGCGGAGGCGGAGCCGCACGATCGGCGGCGCGGGATGCCGGGGGCGTTCGCACGGGCGCTGCGGGCGGTCGAGCACTTCAGCGCGGCCCGGCGCTACCAGTGGCAGCGCGTGAACTGGATGGCCGTGCTCATGGAGGACAACCTCGAGCACATCGAGCCCATGATCAAGCTGGCGGCCGAGCGGGGTGCGTATTTCATGGTACAGCCGTACGGCGCGCGCAAAACCGGGGCGACGCGCTTCATTCACGCGAACGACGGCACGGTGAGCGCATACCTGCTGGAGCTGCGACGGAAGTACACGAATTTCCTGAGCAATCCGTATTTCCTGGCGCGGTTTGACGCGGCGCTCAATGGCGGCGTGGGCGGGTGCCGGGCGGGGCGCGGCTTCTTCAGCATCGATTCGACCGGTGATGTCGCGGTCTGCGTCGAGGAGCGGGCGCGGCCGGTGGCCAACCTGTACCGCGATTCGGCCCAGGAGATCGTACGGCGGATGCGGGCCGACACGATGGCACGCAATTGCACGGCCTGCTGGTACAACTGCCGGGGCGAGATCGAGAGCCTCTACGATCCGTGGGGCCTCGTGCAGAGCCTGCCGACGCTGCTGTTCGATCGGGGCCGGCCGCCGATGGCGCCGCGCACTGGCGCGGCGGTGGGCGAGCGCGTATAA
- a CDS encoding polysaccharide biosynthesis/export family protein produces MRNRRTLAVAVYKRWSPGLLLAALCGCALVPPNSFLDQTKVGRFPIDTYEGGIRRVLSPRETPPGIADATDPTPDDLVAVYSDYRLGPGDAVNITIQDLLTSGQPYAAVVEVSPLGEIRIPDLGSIKVAGLTEQEVEQEITARLKEGGLLPRPVVVVITQLKRGRLFHIVGAIRSSGVYPISEPDLRLLEAIGMAGDSDATARRAYVIRRAASPEPQTAPPTGPVDEGLVIPPPDEEGLRPAQFMTQISSPPEEPAVETQPTKDELVEVLAPTEAPAQPATGQRREPQFEPLVIFDPQTGAVLPAEPEKAPAPEPPPGPAAAPVAVEDEPLDEPFDWDKTASLGLEQRVISIDLTALKAGNPRYNIVVRDRDVINIPVDTGVFYLMGEVNRPGVYGFGGRDITIKQALAICGGFSPMAWPQRCELIRREPGTDKQVIRTVNLDAIFAGLEDDFFLRDEDVLNVGTHIVAPFLFVIRNSFRFTYGFGFVYDRNFADKDAYSNRINPEIVEQQRRASRGLSF; encoded by the coding sequence ATGCGGAACCGGCGAACGCTTGCAGTAGCTGTATACAAGCGCTGGTCACCTGGCCTGCTACTGGCGGCGCTTTGCGGCTGTGCGTTGGTCCCGCCAAACAGCTTCCTCGATCAGACCAAGGTCGGTCGGTTCCCGATTGACACCTACGAGGGCGGGATTCGGCGCGTCCTGAGCCCGCGCGAGACGCCTCCGGGCATCGCGGACGCCACGGATCCGACGCCGGATGATCTGGTCGCGGTGTACTCCGATTACCGGCTCGGGCCGGGTGACGCGGTCAACATTACGATTCAGGATTTGCTCACGAGCGGGCAGCCCTACGCGGCCGTGGTCGAAGTGAGCCCCCTGGGCGAGATTCGCATTCCGGACCTCGGGTCCATCAAGGTTGCCGGGCTGACGGAGCAGGAAGTCGAGCAGGAAATCACGGCCCGCCTGAAAGAGGGCGGGCTGCTGCCGCGTCCGGTCGTCGTGGTCATCACGCAGTTGAAACGTGGCCGGCTGTTCCACATTGTCGGCGCGATCCGCTCGTCGGGCGTGTATCCGATCAGTGAACCCGATCTGCGGCTGCTCGAGGCGATCGGCATGGCGGGGGACTCCGACGCCACCGCGCGACGTGCGTACGTGATTCGCCGTGCCGCGTCACCCGAGCCCCAGACGGCGCCGCCGACCGGTCCGGTCGACGAGGGTCTGGTGATTCCTCCGCCGGATGAGGAGGGTCTGCGGCCGGCACAGTTCATGACTCAGATCAGCAGCCCGCCGGAAGAGCCCGCGGTCGAAACGCAACCCACGAAGGACGAGCTGGTCGAAGTGCTGGCCCCCACGGAAGCGCCGGCGCAGCCCGCGACGGGCCAGCGACGGGAGCCGCAGTTCGAGCCGCTGGTGATCTTCGACCCCCAGACGGGGGCGGTGCTGCCGGCGGAGCCGGAGAAGGCGCCTGCCCCGGAGCCGCCCCCCGGGCCCGCCGCGGCGCCCGTGGCGGTGGAGGACGAGCCGCTGGATGAGCCGTTCGATTGGGACAAGACGGCGAGCCTGGGCCTCGAGCAGCGCGTGATCTCGATCGACCTGACGGCGCTGAAGGCGGGCAACCCGCGCTACAATATCGTGGTCCGGGACCGCGATGTGATCAACATCCCGGTGGACACCGGCGTGTTCTACCTGATGGGGGAAGTGAACCGGCCGGGCGTGTACGGGTTTGGCGGGCGTGATATCACGATCAAGCAGGCCCTGGCGATCTGCGGCGGGTTCTCGCCGATGGCGTGGCCGCAGCGCTGCGAGCTGATCCGGCGTGAGCCGGGCACGGACAAGCAGGTGATCCGGACCGTGAATCTCGACGCGATTTTTGCCGGACTGGAGGACGACTTCTTCTTGCGCGACGAGGACGTGTTGAACGTCGGCACGCACATTGTGGCGCCCTTCCTGTTTGTGATCCGGAACTCTTTCCGGTTCACCTACGGGTTTGGGTTCGTGTACGACCGCAACTTCGCCGACAAGGACGCGTACAGCAACCGGATCAACCCGGAAATCGTGGAGCAACAGCGGCGCGCCTCGCGCGGTTTGTCGTTCTGA
- a CDS encoding exosortase/archaeosortase family protein: protein MATNPVALASETPRIRFDRGAQLRGALITVAFFAVFWDQLDFIPPGYGALVHAWVFQPDWNHGPLIPLFSAYLVYERWQWIRRSPVRYAWSGIVVLLAGLGMYLWSLSGKLLFAYAEPLSMMITLLGIIVLLCGWPVLRHAWLPWMYLFFAIPIPQRIYFALTDPLRRMAATVAATVLDVLPGVALEVHRVGSNLEYNYRGSTGVIGVADACSGMRSTVTLCALGVAVAFMSDRPRWQRIVLVLSCVPIATFCNFIRVTVTCWLHVFVDPKYASGQYHMMLGLIVILLAFGIFSGLGWVLNQLVVEEPDTDEAA, encoded by the coding sequence ATGGCGACTAACCCCGTAGCCCTCGCGTCGGAAACGCCGCGGATCCGCTTTGACCGCGGCGCGCAGCTCCGTGGCGCGCTGATCACGGTGGCCTTCTTCGCGGTCTTCTGGGACCAGCTCGACTTCATCCCGCCGGGCTACGGCGCGCTGGTGCATGCCTGGGTGTTTCAGCCGGACTGGAACCACGGCCCGCTCATTCCACTGTTCAGTGCCTACCTGGTCTATGAGCGCTGGCAGTGGATTCGCCGCAGCCCGGTGCGCTACGCCTGGTCGGGCATCGTGGTGCTGCTGGCCGGGTTGGGCATGTACCTGTGGTCCCTGTCCGGCAAGCTGTTGTTCGCGTACGCCGAGCCGCTCTCGATGATGATCACGCTGCTCGGGATCATCGTGCTGCTGTGCGGGTGGCCGGTGCTGCGGCACGCCTGGCTGCCCTGGATGTACCTGTTCTTCGCGATCCCGATCCCGCAGCGCATCTACTTCGCGCTGACCGACCCGCTGCGGCGCATGGCCGCGACCGTGGCCGCGACCGTCCTGGACGTACTGCCGGGCGTGGCGCTCGAGGTGCACCGCGTCGGCTCGAATCTGGAGTACAACTACCGCGGGAGTACCGGCGTGATCGGCGTCGCCGACGCGTGCAGCGGGATGCGGAGCACGGTGACGCTGTGCGCGCTGGGCGTGGCGGTTGCGTTCATGTCGGACCGGCCGCGCTGGCAGCGCATCGTGCTCGTGCTGTCCTGTGTGCCGATCGCGACATTCTGCAACTTCATCCGCGTGACGGTGACCTGCTGGTTGCACGTGTTCGTGGATCCCAAGTACGCATCCGGCCAATACCACATGATGCTGGGGCTGATCGTGATCCTGCTGGCGTTCGGGATCTTCAGCGGCCTGGGCTGGGTGCTGAATCAGTTGGTCGTGGAGGAGCCGGACACGGACGAAGCCGCCTGA
- a CDS encoding SDR family oxidoreductase, translated as MTERVVLVTGAARRIGHAIAECLARDGAHLAVHYHTSAAAAEETVAVCRAAGGAAEAFAADLADPDAARDLVRRVLDWQGRLDVLVNNASVFEPQTLADFDVAAWERTLRVNVTAPLVLAHAAHAALRTARGRIVNLCDVATGQFWPDYLAYIVSKSALETLTRVLARALAPDVNVVGVAPGVAAWPEHYDADTRARLTARIPLQRAGTPEDIAAAVRFMIRDGDYITGVILPVDGGRHLA; from the coding sequence TTGACTGAGCGCGTGGTGTTGGTGACGGGTGCGGCGCGCCGGATTGGCCACGCGATCGCCGAGTGCCTAGCCCGGGACGGAGCCCACCTGGCCGTGCACTACCACACGTCGGCCGCGGCGGCGGAGGAGACCGTGGCCGTGTGTCGCGCCGCGGGTGGTGCGGCGGAGGCGTTCGCGGCGGACCTTGCGGACCCGGACGCGGCGCGTGACCTCGTGCGACGGGTGCTGGATTGGCAGGGGCGGCTCGACGTCCTGGTGAACAACGCCTCCGTCTTTGAGCCGCAGACACTCGCGGATTTTGACGTCGCCGCCTGGGAGCGCACCCTGCGTGTAAATGTCACTGCTCCGCTGGTCCTCGCGCACGCGGCACACGCTGCCCTCCGCACCGCCCGCGGTCGCATCGTGAACCTGTGCGATGTCGCCACAGGGCAGTTCTGGCCGGACTACCTGGCCTACATCGTGTCCAAGAGCGCGCTCGAGACCTTGACGCGCGTCCTGGCGCGGGCGCTCGCGCCGGACGTCAACGTGGTCGGCGTCGCGCCGGGAGTCGCCGCCTGGCCGGAACACTACGACGCGGACACGCGCGCCCGTCTGACCGCCCGCATACCCCTGCAGCGGGCCGGCACGCCGGAAGATATCGCCGCCGCCGTGCGTTTCATGATCCGCGACGGCGACTACATCACGGGCGTCATCCTGCCCGTGGATGGCGGGCGTCATCTGGCATGA
- a CDS encoding polysaccharide biosynthesis tyrosine autokinase codes for MSATGGSQQIVPMAGAPVLAPQMAGAPAAVGAAEEAAGISARDVWRIIKQRKLLIIVTMCIAYLLVGIGTVLTYRFWPAYSNEAYVELVPPPTGFRGVLEESILPKDYIALRLATHAAEIKNLTLLQEVLEQPEIRATKFYQSYGDNFDKCLYKFQDKLIVAPVRDTYLVRVAIAVRDRQEARTIVNTVVQRYVSRSTNLFIDASRNKMQSLQDTQAAVSNELTQIRQRIRNLREQRDMPALESEREVMVQSIGVLNNTVSELKARMSDVEAQLATRHGTDPRNLPVSAEMRVVIEADPVLRYYRQQVEALDIQMEALATIMGLEHRQMVVMRQQRQGYFEKEAARREELTDDLRNRQVESLEQERARIRSVMIDVQEQLIEKQNTQRDLDGAIQSFNNLTSDEERLSRQLEEIETAVREAKNTLEIQSREARLQARPAVRDPYWPSRPNFVLYLGGGLVVAVLIGLGLAFLRELTDQAVRTPIDVARYGRLSVLGSVPQLADEEADVEEIELATRRAPQSLVAENFRQIRAHLTFSGPLGSQQALLITSPRPEDGKTATAINLAVTFAQGNQRVLLIDCNFRRPRIRAAFPQTRADGLSNVLVGQRTLDQVITHTELANLDVIASGPMPPNPAELLGSAQMRSLIAEAKQRYDRVLLDGPPCLLISDALVIATQVDATVMVVRAANSSKGALRRAREQFQRIGARLIGAILNGVQARPGGYFRQQYREFYEYTSEEVIPQELPGGPPEIDAGPAARPDNRDAT; via the coding sequence ATGAGTGCAACCGGCGGTTCCCAGCAGATTGTCCCGATGGCGGGGGCGCCCGTGCTGGCGCCGCAGATGGCCGGTGCGCCGGCCGCCGTGGGCGCCGCTGAGGAGGCGGCGGGCATCAGCGCGCGGGACGTGTGGCGCATCATCAAGCAGCGCAAGCTGCTGATCATCGTGACGATGTGCATCGCGTACCTGCTGGTGGGCATCGGCACGGTCCTCACATACCGTTTCTGGCCGGCCTACTCCAACGAGGCCTACGTGGAGCTTGTGCCGCCGCCGACCGGCTTCCGCGGCGTGCTCGAAGAGTCGATACTGCCGAAGGACTACATTGCGCTGCGCCTGGCGACGCACGCGGCGGAGATCAAGAACCTCACGCTGCTCCAGGAGGTGCTCGAGCAACCCGAGATCAGGGCCACGAAGTTCTACCAGTCGTACGGTGACAACTTCGACAAGTGCCTGTACAAGTTCCAGGACAAGTTGATCGTGGCCCCGGTGCGCGACACCTACCTCGTGCGGGTCGCGATCGCGGTGCGCGACCGCCAGGAGGCCCGCACGATCGTCAACACGGTCGTGCAGCGCTACGTGTCGCGCTCCACGAACCTCTTCATCGACGCCAGCCGCAACAAGATGCAGTCCCTGCAGGACACCCAGGCTGCGGTCTCGAACGAACTGACGCAGATTCGCCAGCGCATCCGCAACCTGCGCGAGCAGCGTGACATGCCCGCCCTGGAGTCCGAGCGCGAGGTCATGGTGCAGTCGATCGGCGTGTTGAACAACACGGTGTCGGAGCTGAAGGCCCGCATGTCGGACGTTGAAGCGCAACTGGCGACGCGCCACGGCACCGACCCCCGTAACCTCCCGGTCTCCGCGGAGATGCGCGTCGTCATCGAGGCCGACCCCGTGCTGCGCTACTATCGCCAGCAGGTCGAGGCGCTGGACATCCAGATGGAAGCTCTGGCCACCATCATGGGCCTGGAGCACCGGCAGATGGTGGTGATGCGCCAGCAGCGTCAAGGCTACTTCGAGAAGGAAGCGGCCCGCCGCGAGGAATTGACCGACGATCTGCGCAACCGCCAGGTCGAGTCCTTGGAACAGGAGCGGGCCCGCATCCGCAGCGTGATGATCGACGTCCAGGAGCAGCTCATCGAGAAACAGAACACGCAGCGCGACCTGGACGGGGCTATCCAGTCGTTCAACAACCTGACCTCGGATGAGGAGCGGCTGTCCCGCCAGCTTGAAGAGATCGAGACGGCCGTGCGCGAGGCGAAGAACACGCTGGAGATCCAGAGCCGTGAGGCCCGCCTGCAGGCCCGCCCTGCGGTCCGCGATCCTTACTGGCCGAGCCGGCCGAACTTCGTGCTCTACCTGGGCGGCGGACTGGTCGTCGCGGTGCTCATCGGCCTGGGCCTGGCGTTCCTCCGGGAACTGACCGACCAGGCGGTGCGGACGCCGATCGACGTGGCGCGCTACGGGCGCCTCTCCGTGCTCGGCAGCGTGCCGCAGCTCGCCGACGAAGAGGCCGACGTGGAGGAGATCGAGCTGGCGACGCGCCGCGCCCCGCAGTCGCTCGTGGCGGAGAACTTCCGCCAGATCCGCGCCCACCTGACCTTCAGCGGGCCGCTGGGTTCGCAGCAGGCCCTGCTGATCACGAGCCCGCGCCCCGAGGATGGCAAGACCGCCACGGCGATCAACCTGGCGGTCACCTTCGCGCAGGGCAATCAGCGCGTCCTGCTCATCGACTGCAATTTCCGGCGGCCGCGGATCCGCGCGGCCTTTCCCCAGACGCGCGCCGACGGCCTCAGCAACGTCCTCGTCGGCCAGCGCACACTCGACCAGGTCATCACCCACACCGAGCTGGCGAATCTCGATGTCATCGCCAGCGGTCCCATGCCACCCAACCCCGCCGAGCTCCTCGGCTCGGCGCAGATGCGCAGCCTGATCGCCGAGGCCAAGCAGCGCTATGACCGCGTCCTCCTGGACGGCCCGCCGTGCCTGCTCATCAGCGACGCCCTCGTCATCGCGACGCAGGTCGACGCCACCGTGATGGTGGTCCGCGCCGCCAACAGCTCGAAGGGCGCCCTGCGCCGGGCGCGCGAGCAGTTCCAGCGCATCGGGGCCCGCCTGATCGGTGCCATCCTCAACGGCGTGCAGGCGCGGCCGGGCGGCTACTTCCGCCAGCAGTACCGCGAGTTCTACGAATACACCAGCGAGGAAGTCATCCCGCAGGAACTCCCGGGTGGCCCGCCGGAGATCGACGCCGGCCCCGCGGCGCGACCGGATAACCGCGACGCAACCTAG